A single region of the Acinetobacter sp. WCHA45 genome encodes:
- a CDS encoding acyl-CoA thioesterase, producing MKELSVYPVVHRQTIAWGDMDAFGHVNNVQYYRYIESARIAYLMALNIFDQDIVTVVASSQCKYLKPVFYPDVLHIGARIEELRNSAFRMHYSLWSETQNQIVATGEAVMVCVDKVTSNKLAIPELIKQNIIAIEQSVGNNLALK from the coding sequence ATGAAAGAACTGTCTGTCTATCCTGTTGTACATCGACAAACAATTGCTTGGGGTGATATGGATGCTTTTGGGCATGTAAATAATGTGCAGTATTATCGCTATATTGAGAGTGCACGAATTGCTTATTTAATGGCATTAAATATATTTGATCAAGATATAGTGACGGTGGTAGCCTCTAGTCAATGTAAATATTTAAAGCCAGTATTTTATCCTGATGTGCTGCATATTGGTGCACGTATTGAGGAGCTCAGAAATAGTGCTTTTCGAATGCATTATAGTTTATGGAGTGAAACACAAAACCAAATCGTTGCAACAGGAGAGGCAGTGATGGTTTGTGTTGATAAAGTAACCTCCAATAAACTAGCTATTCCTGAATTGATTAAACAAAATATTATTGCTATTGAACA
- a CDS encoding heme biosynthesis protein HemY: MKQLVFIYLLVSLLFFAMFAMLSYGYGNGYVYIYWRDWQFQSSLWGLIALFIVISLFAQLLWFVSRRYFAREQRKKENILQFKDLHPYEQLGIVWLLDAAKEQQGFIERVFAQSGLLSNIVDAQFDYKNGDYQLALQKLEKSAPMAFELAELQRIDIFLEQHETEKALTHLEFLAQHQLSPWLAEIETAYQQRITVLWGKLALQQPWLFLQSIQHGLLSAEHRDLWLQQLLIQFDQASVDDLAALQQRYIALENEIQARPYSSKVLWLKLLARMPEMGLQHEDLALHLLQENFDPEVFYLWFQQQLLKQIPDYSYVEQRIIQLEQRYMSVPMLTFAKWHIYVATQRLEEAEQLLTLYPDNIVMSYLRIKSTLGDNLDLIRQLNLIFENDVNFLNFKI; this comes from the coding sequence TATGGCTACGGTAATGGCTATGTTTATATTTACTGGCGCGATTGGCAGTTCCAAAGCAGTTTATGGGGCTTAATCGCACTTTTTATTGTGATTAGTTTATTCGCACAGTTGTTATGGTTTGTGAGTCGCAGATATTTTGCGCGAGAACAGCGTAAGAAAGAAAATATTTTACAATTTAAAGATCTACATCCATATGAGCAGCTCGGTATAGTCTGGCTGCTTGATGCGGCAAAAGAACAGCAGGGATTTATTGAGCGTGTTTTTGCTCAATCAGGATTGCTGAGTAATATTGTTGATGCACAATTTGATTATAAAAATGGTGACTATCAACTCGCTTTGCAGAAACTAGAGAAATCAGCACCGATGGCCTTTGAGCTGGCAGAACTACAGCGGATCGATATTTTCTTAGAACAACATGAAACAGAAAAAGCATTAACCCATCTAGAATTCCTTGCACAGCATCAACTTTCACCTTGGTTGGCTGAGATTGAAACTGCTTATCAACAACGCATTACTGTTTTGTGGGGCAAACTTGCCTTACAACAGCCTTGGTTATTTTTACAATCAATTCAGCATGGTTTATTAAGTGCAGAACATCGAGATCTCTGGTTGCAACAATTACTCATACAGTTTGATCAAGCATCTGTGGATGACTTAGCTGCACTGCAACAGCGGTATATTGCTCTAGAGAATGAAATTCAAGCACGACCATATAGTAGTAAGGTTTTGTGGTTAAAATTATTGGCACGTATGCCAGAAATGGGATTGCAGCATGAGGATCTTGCATTGCATTTATTGCAAGAAAATTTCGATCCAGAGGTTTTTTATCTTTGGTTCCAACAGCAACTACTGAAGCAAATTCCCGATTATAGCTATGTTGAGCAACGTATTATTCAGCTAGAACAGCGTTACATGAGTGTTCCAATGTTGACCTTTGCAAAATGGCATATTTATGTTGCAACTCAACGTTTAGAAGAAGCTGAGCAGTTATTAACTTTATATCCTGATAATATAGTAATGAGCTATTTGCGGATTAAATCAACGCTTGGAGATAATCTGGATTTGATCAGGCAGTTGAATTTAATCTTTGAAAATGATGTTAATTTTTTAAACTTTAAGATATGA